From the genome of Candidatus Deferrimicrobiaceae bacterium:
ATCTAATACTGTTCCCTTTGGAACCCAGATAGGCTCGAACCATTTCCCCTGCGAACGCTATCTAAAATTGAAAGCCCTGGAAAAATAAGGAGGCCTCATGCCACTCGTTGAAATCAAGGTTTTCGAGGGCGAGTTCTCGCAGACCCAGTCGCAGGAGCTCATTAAAAAGGTCACTGAGGTCATAGTCTCCTTTGCGGGGGAGAATCTGCGTCAGGCAACCTGGGTTGTCGTACAGCTGGGTTGTCATACAGGAGGGAAAGAGCGGCAACTGAGGGGTCGGCGGCAAAGCGTTGGGTTTCGACGACATCAGAGCGATCCAGAAGAGCAAGTTGATACAAAATTGATGACGGGATTCCCGTCGATCCATCAAGAAGACGTTGGTTGGAATGTTCTCCATTGATTCGGTTATCGGGGAGGAGACCACTTCACGGCTCAACTTTCCTCACCTTAAGGGGGTGGTGGGGAAACCCTTGGGGGTTCGAGTCCCCCCGGGGACTCGAACCGGCTTTGGGCGCCGACGAGCAGGAGGGAAAGCGCGACTTCAGGAGCGCGTCAGCCCGAAGCCGCGCCGCAAAGGCCGATCGCGTGATCGCGGAGGCTCGGGCGGGCGAGTCCCCCCTTTTGCACCATCGCAATACTCAAAGGGAATCCGGACTGACACCGGGCTTCCTTTTTTCGTATTATTGGCTGTGTGGCTTGAATATGGCTTGCTGAGCTCATTGCACATCATCGCCGCCTAACACTCGGAATGAATCCCGCGTGGACCGCCTTCCCCGGGCAATTGATGCCGGTCAATGAATTCCCCCATGATTCGACGGAGGATGAACAAAAAGCGGGGGAGGTTGCGCATGGGCAAGGTCACAGTGATCACCGGGGCGACATCCGGGATAGGGAAGGCAACGGCCCTCTTGTTGGCGGGCAGGGGGTACGAGGTGTACGCGGGAGCGCGGAACCCGGCGGATGGAGAGGCGTTGGTCGCCGAGGCAAAAGGGCGCGGGATCTCCCTTAAGGCCGTGCAACTGGACGTCACGGACGACGGTTCCGTCCGCGCAGCCGTTTCGCGCGTTGCGAGGGAGTCCGGAGGGCTGGACAACCTCGTCAACAACGCGGGGTACGGGTTCCTGGGGACGGTGGAGGAGGCGACGGATGCGGAGATCCAGCGCCAGTTCGACGTCAACGTCTTTGGCGTGGGCCGGATGTGTCGGGCGGCGCTCCCCTTGATGCGGGCCCGGCGGTCGGGTGTGATCGTCAACATCTCCGCGTGGCTCGGGAGGATGGGGTTTCCACTGTTAACGTACTACAACGCGAGCAAGTACGCCGTCGAGGCGATCACCGATTCCCTGCGGTACGAAG
Proteins encoded in this window:
- a CDS encoding SDR family oxidoreductase; amino-acid sequence: MGKVTVITGATSGIGKATALLLAGRGYEVYAGARNPADGEALVAEAKGRGISLKAVQLDVTDDGSVRAAVSRVARESGGLDNLVNNAGYGFLGTVEEATDAEIQRQFDVNVFGVGRMCRAALPLMRARRSGVIVNISAWLGRMGFPLLTYYNASKYAVEAITDSLRYEVKPFGIRVHSVMPGLFRTRFVSGGLVANPATVSPASPYAALAGKLIPVVAKKINEGPDPVAVAEAVLRVIEDAGSPIRTPVGVEAETFVPMAKQLTDEAFEAKVKEIFGL